The following are encoded in a window of Bacillus xiapuensis genomic DNA:
- a CDS encoding PCYCGC motif-containing (lipo)protein: MRALMYLAVLGGLLLIAGCSSASDKATENKQAKEQDTESHALHTLPNGDLQETTASAEEMPNFLKDKEEQMQSIYLAAAQNPEVLQFMPCYCGCGESAGHKSNLNCFVGEIKEDKVVWDDHGTRCGVCLEIAAESVLMHKEGKALKEIRKYIDQKYQQGYAKPTPTPMPA, from the coding sequence ATGCGAGCACTAATGTACTTAGCCGTGCTTGGCGGCTTGCTGCTGATAGCCGGCTGTTCTTCGGCATCTGATAAAGCAACGGAAAACAAGCAGGCGAAAGAGCAAGATACGGAATCTCATGCGCTGCATACCTTACCTAATGGAGATCTTCAAGAAACCACCGCATCCGCTGAAGAGATGCCTAATTTTTTGAAAGATAAAGAGGAGCAAATGCAATCCATTTACTTAGCTGCCGCACAAAACCCTGAGGTCTTGCAATTCATGCCATGCTATTGCGGCTGCGGGGAATCGGCTGGCCATAAAAGTAACTTGAACTGCTTTGTCGGTGAGATAAAGGAGGATAAGGTCGTTTGGGACGATCATGGCACACGCTGCGGTGTCTGTCTCGAAATTGCGGCAGAATCTGTACTAATGCACAAAGAAGGAAAAGCGCTGAAGGAGATTCGCAAATATATCGATCAAAAATACCAACAGGGATATGCTAAACCGACACCAACACCAATGCCTGCTTAA
- a CDS encoding DegV family protein, translating to MQKIKIVTDSSVDLREEVLNKYGITKIPLTLFIDGESYLDGVDISPDEFLKRMERAAELPKSSQPPVGRFVEIYNELGKDGSKILSIHMTGKMSGTVRTAEQAAEMSEADVTVIDSCYISRALSFQVIEAAKMAETGCSVEDIIAKLSEIRSQTKLYVVVDTLENLVKGGRIGKAKGFIGSLLNIKPIANLDTGELTPVTKVRSHAQVVKFLTNQLMEELKGKQLLKVGLVHAGGHELAHKLKEKIYELTGFGEIEIETTTPVISTHTGLGAIGFMYWAK from the coding sequence TTGCAAAAAATTAAAATTGTTACGGATTCATCAGTGGATCTAAGGGAAGAAGTACTAAATAAATATGGGATTACTAAGATTCCTTTAACGCTTTTTATAGACGGAGAGTCCTATTTGGACGGGGTGGATATCTCCCCGGATGAATTTTTAAAGCGGATGGAACGGGCGGCGGAGCTCCCGAAAAGCTCTCAGCCCCCTGTGGGACGTTTTGTAGAAATTTATAACGAATTAGGGAAAGATGGAAGCAAGATTCTATCGATTCATATGACGGGCAAGATGAGCGGAACGGTGCGCACAGCTGAGCAAGCAGCAGAGATGAGTGAGGCGGATGTCACAGTTATCGACTCCTGCTACATTTCAAGAGCTCTTTCATTTCAGGTGATTGAAGCAGCTAAGATGGCTGAAACTGGCTGCAGCGTTGAGGACATTATCGCCAAGCTGAGTGAAATTCGCTCACAGACCAAGCTTTATGTTGTGGTCGATACGCTTGAAAATCTGGTCAAAGGCGGCAGAATCGGCAAAGCGAAGGGCTTCATCGGCTCCCTGTTGAATATTAAGCCGATTGCCAATCTGGATACGGGCGAATTAACCCCGGTTACCAAGGTGCGCAGCCATGCGCAAGTAGTCAAGTTCTTAACCAATCAGCTGATGGAAGAACTGAAAGGGAAACAGTTATTAAAAGTAGGGTTGGTTCATGCAGGCGGACACGAATTGGCGCATAAGCTGAAGGAAAAGATTTATGAATTGACCGGCTTTGGTGAGATAGAAATCGAAACGACGACACCGGTTATCTCAACTCACACCGGTTTAGGCGCGATCGGTTTTATGTACTGGGCTAAGTAA
- a CDS encoding lysophospholipid acyltransferase family protein, which produces MFRIIYFVLFLMGTLVGSLPTLRRNKALAQSHKAEYDKQIHELPKRWARSVVRQTGSGVSISGQEHLPEGAVLFVSNHEGDFDVPALLGYIEKPFGFISKVEMKKVPIIRDWMEALHCIYINRENRRDAVKMLRDGIQILKSGHSLLIFPEGTRSKGGELKPFKSGAFRMAKEARIPIVPIAIKGTSHIFEKNNRKKLTPAQIVIEILPALDPDIFEEYELKKVAAHTQQLIQMSLSQMK; this is translated from the coding sequence ATGTTTCGGATCATATATTTTGTTCTATTCTTAATGGGAACGCTAGTTGGAAGTTTGCCGACTTTGCGGAGAAATAAAGCATTGGCACAAAGCCATAAAGCAGAATATGATAAGCAAATCCATGAATTGCCCAAGCGCTGGGCGCGGTCGGTCGTCAGGCAAACGGGATCGGGTGTTTCGATCAGCGGGCAGGAGCATTTGCCTGAAGGAGCGGTGCTTTTCGTGAGCAATCATGAAGGGGATTTTGATGTGCCGGCATTGCTCGGTTATATTGAAAAGCCGTTTGGATTTATATCAAAGGTGGAAATGAAAAAAGTACCGATCATCCGTGATTGGATGGAAGCACTTCATTGCATTTATATTAATCGGGAAAATCGGCGTGATGCCGTAAAAATGCTGCGAGACGGCATTCAAATATTAAAAAGCGGCCACAGTCTGCTGATCTTCCCGGAAGGAACCAGAAGCAAGGGGGGAGAACTGAAGCCATTTAAATCAGGTGCGTTTCGCATGGCGAAAGAAGCGCGCATTCCAATTGTGCCCATTGCCATTAAAGGCACTTCTCATATCTTTGAGAAGAATAACCGTAAAAAGCTGACCCCAGCTCAAATTGTAATAGAAATTCTGCCGGCGCTGGATCCTGATATTTTTGAAGAATATGAATTAAAGAAGGTGGCTGCCCATACGCAGCAATTGATTCAAATGTCGTTAAGTCAAATGAAATAA
- a CDS encoding dihydrofolate reductase, with the protein MISFIWAMDKNGLIGSNNRLPWRLPEDLKFFKETTLGHPIVMGRKTYESIGKPLPGRENIILTRDPSYQAEGCTVIHSADELMAKAENGGEWFVTGGAEIFKQLLPFADRLYVTVIEEEFEGDTYFPDEINWKEWTAVSVKQGPKNEKNPYDYQSRIYERKT; encoded by the coding sequence ATGATTTCATTTATTTGGGCCATGGATAAAAACGGTTTAATCGGCAGCAACAATCGGCTTCCTTGGCGACTGCCGGAAGATTTAAAGTTTTTTAAAGAAACGACGCTCGGACATCCGATTGTCATGGGAAGAAAAACGTACGAGTCGATCGGAAAGCCGCTTCCCGGCCGCGAGAACATCATTTTAACCCGCGATCCAAGCTATCAGGCGGAAGGCTGCACGGTCATTCATTCAGCTGATGAATTAATGGCTAAAGCCGAAAATGGCGGAGAATGGTTCGTTACGGGAGGAGCGGAAATTTTTAAACAGCTGCTGCCGTTTGCCGATCGTCTATATGTGACGGTCATTGAGGAAGAATTTGAAGGAGATACATACTTCCCGGACGAAATCAACTGGAAGGAATGGACCGCTGTGTCAGTTAAGCAAGGTCCTAAAAATGAGAAAAATCCGTATGATTATCAATCTCGGATATATGAAAGAAAGACATAA